From the genome of Yersinia enterocolitica, one region includes:
- a CDS encoding translational GTPase TypA — protein sequence MIENLRNIAIIAHVDHGKTTLVDKLLQQSGTFGERAEATERVMDSNDLEKERGITILAKNTAINWKDYRINIVDTPGHADFGGEVERVMSMVDSVLLVVDAMDGPMPQTRFVTKKAFAHGLKPIVVINKVDRPGARPDWVVDQVFDLFVNLDATDEQLDFPIIYASALMGIAGEDHNDMSADMTPLYQAIIDHVPAPDVDSTGPLQMQISQLDYNNYVGVIGIGRIKRGVVKPNQQVTVIDSEGKTRNGKIAKVLGHMGLERIEATMAEAGDIVAITGLGELNISDTICDVNAVEALPALSVDEPTVTMYFCVNTSPFCGKEGKYVTSRQILDRLNKELIHNVALRVEETEDADAFRVSGRGELHLSVLIENMRREGFELAVSRPKVINRVIDGRNQEPFESVTLDIEEQHQGAVMQAMGERKGDVKDMVPDGKGRIRLDYMIPSRGLIGFRTEFMTMTSGTGLLYSTFSHYDDVRPGEIGQRQNGVLISNGQGKAVAFALYKLQDRGKLFIGHATEVYEGQIIGIHSRSNDLTVNCLTGKQLTNMRASGTDEATTLVPFLKKTLEQALEFIDDDELVEVTPQSIRIRKRHLTENDRKRAGRGPKEG from the coding sequence GTGATCGAGAATCTGCGTAACATCGCCATTATTGCGCACGTTGACCATGGGAAAACTACCCTGGTTGATAAGTTGCTACAACAATCTGGTACGTTCGGTGAACGTGCTGAAGCAACTGAACGTGTAATGGACTCCAACGATTTGGAGAAAGAGCGTGGGATAACCATCCTCGCGAAAAATACCGCCATTAACTGGAAAGACTACCGCATCAACATCGTGGATACCCCAGGACACGCCGATTTCGGTGGTGAGGTTGAGCGTGTAATGTCTATGGTTGACTCTGTGCTGCTGGTCGTCGATGCAATGGATGGCCCGATGCCGCAGACCCGTTTCGTGACCAAGAAAGCCTTTGCTCATGGTCTGAAACCAATCGTGGTTATCAACAAAGTTGACCGTCCTGGCGCGCGTCCAGATTGGGTTGTCGATCAGGTGTTCGACCTGTTCGTAAACCTGGATGCCACTGACGAACAACTGGACTTCCCTATCATTTACGCATCAGCATTGATGGGTATTGCGGGCGAAGACCACAATGATATGTCGGCAGACATGACTCCGCTGTATCAGGCAATCATCGACCATGTGCCTGCACCAGACGTAGACAGCACTGGTCCATTGCAGATGCAAATCTCCCAGTTGGACTACAACAACTACGTAGGTGTTATCGGCATCGGCCGTATCAAACGTGGTGTTGTTAAGCCTAACCAGCAAGTTACTGTTATCGATAGCGAAGGTAAGACCCGCAACGGTAAAATCGCTAAAGTACTGGGCCATATGGGTCTGGAACGTATCGAAGCAACTATGGCTGAAGCTGGTGATATCGTTGCTATCACCGGTTTGGGCGAGTTGAACATCTCTGACACTATCTGTGATGTGAATGCTGTTGAAGCATTGCCAGCACTGTCTGTTGATGAACCAACTGTTACTATGTATTTCTGCGTTAACACCTCTCCGTTCTGTGGTAAAGAAGGCAAGTACGTGACTTCACGTCAGATCCTTGACCGTTTGAACAAAGAGCTGATTCATAACGTAGCACTGCGTGTTGAAGAAACTGAAGATGCTGACGCATTCCGCGTATCAGGCCGTGGTGAACTTCACCTGTCGGTTCTGATCGAAAACATGCGCCGCGAAGGTTTCGAGCTGGCTGTTTCCCGTCCTAAAGTTATCAACCGTGTTATCGACGGCCGTAATCAAGAACCATTTGAAAGCGTAACTCTGGATATCGAAGAACAGCACCAGGGCGCAGTAATGCAAGCCATGGGTGAGCGTAAGGGTGACGTGAAGGACATGGTTCCAGACGGCAAAGGTCGTATTCGTCTGGATTATATGATCCCAAGCCGTGGCCTGATTGGCTTCCGTACTGAATTCATGACTATGACTTCTGGTACTGGTCTGCTGTACTCCACATTCAGTCACTACGATGATGTGCGTCCAGGCGAGATCGGCCAACGTCAAAACGGCGTACTGATCTCTAACGGTCAGGGTAAAGCTGTGGCATTCGCACTGTACAAACTGCAAGACCGCGGCAAGCTGTTTATTGGTCACGCGACTGAAGTGTATGAAGGCCAGATCATCGGTATTCACTCACGTTCTAACGACCTGACTGTAAACTGCCTGACCGGTAAGCAACTGACCAACATGCGTGCATCCGGTACTGACGAAGCAACCACTCTGGTTCCTTTCTTGAAGAAAACTCTTGAACAGGCACTGGAATTCATCGATGACGATGAATTGGTAGAAGTTACCCCGCAATCAATTCGTATCCGTAAGCGTCACTTGACGGAAAACGATCGTAAGCGTGCAGGTCGTGGTCCTAAAGAAGGTTAA
- a CDS encoding glucose-1-phosphatase — protein MLYIFDLGNVIVDIDFKRVLGVWSKLSSVPLATLSERFTMGEVFQQHERGEISDEEFAHQLSDEMGLSLSFEQFAEGWQAVFVALRPEVIAIMQKLRQEGHRVVVLSNTNRLHCNHWPQHYPEVVAAADHMYLSQDLGMRKPEARIYQHVLSAENIPAEQAVFFDDVEANVVAARIVGITAIHVIDRKVIPAYFP, from the coding sequence ATGCTGTATATCTTTGATCTAGGTAATGTGATTGTCGATATCGACTTCAAACGCGTATTGGGCGTTTGGAGCAAATTAAGCAGTGTCCCGCTGGCGACGTTGAGTGAGCGGTTTACCATGGGCGAGGTCTTCCAGCAGCATGAGCGCGGTGAAATTAGCGATGAAGAGTTTGCTCACCAGCTCAGTGATGAGATGGGGCTATCTCTAAGTTTTGAACAGTTTGCCGAAGGCTGGCAGGCGGTATTTGTCGCTTTGCGCCCGGAAGTGATCGCCATTATGCAAAAGTTGCGTCAGGAAGGGCATCGGGTGGTGGTGTTATCCAATACTAACCGGCTGCATTGTAATCACTGGCCCCAACATTACCCTGAAGTGGTGGCTGCCGCTGACCATATGTATCTGTCCCAGGATTTGGGCATGCGCAAGCCGGAAGCGAGAATTTATCAGCATGTGCTGAGTGCGGAAAACATCCCGGCGGAGCAGGCGGTATTCTTTGATGATGTTGAAGCAAATGTTGTTGCAGCCAGAATTGTAGGTATCACCGCAATTCATGTCATAGACCGAAAGGTTATTCCTGCTTATTTTCCCTGA